The proteins below come from a single Papaver somniferum cultivar HN1 chromosome 11, ASM357369v1, whole genome shotgun sequence genomic window:
- the LOC113322641 gene encoding prolycopene isomerase, chloroplastic isoform X2 has translation MDTLLMLDHLSCLVSAIRGQGNLNLITRALAAVGCEMEVIPDPTTVHFHLPNNLSVLVHREYNDFITELTNKFPHEKEGINKFYGVCWKIFNALNSLELKSLEEPLYLFGQFFQKPLECLTLAYYLPQNAGAIARKFIQDPQLLSFIDAECFIVSTVNALQTPMINASMVLCDRHFGGINYPVGGVGGIAKSLAKGLLDKGSNIMYRANVTSIILEGKKAVGVKLSDGRELFAKTIISNATRWDTFGKLLKGNELPKEEEEFQKVYVKAPSFLSIHMAVKAEVLPSDTDCHHFVLEDDWTSLEKPYGSIFLSIPTVLDSSLAPKGHHILHIFTTSCIEDWKGLPQRDYDAKKESVADEIISRLENKLFPGLKSAIVFKEVGTPKTHRRFLARDDGTYGPMPRKIPKGLLGMPFNTTAIDGLYCVGDSCFPGQGVIAVAFSGIMCAHRVAADMGLEKNSPILDAALLKLLGWFRSMA, from the exons ATGGATACACTTTTGATGTTGGATCATCTGTCATGTTTGGTTTCAGCGATAAGG GGACAGGGTAATTTGAATTTGATAACTCGGGCATTGGCAGCAGTAGGGTGTGAGATGGAAGTGATACCAGACCCGACGACTGTTCATTTTCATCTACCTAATAATCTGTCTGTTCTAGTACACAGAGAATACAATGACTTTATCACGGAACTTACTAATAAATTTCCTCATGAAAAGGAGGGGATAAATAAATTTTATGGTGTATGCTGGAAG ATATTTAATGCCTTGAACTCATTGGAATTGAAGTCCCTCGAGGAGccactttatctttttggacaattCTTCCAGAAGCCTCTCGAGTGCTTGACTCTTG CTTATTATCTGCCTCAAAATGCTGGAGCCATTGCACGAAAGTTCATACAAGATCCCCAGTTGTTATCTTTCATAGATGCCGAG TGTTTTATTGTGAGCACAGTTAATGCTTTGCAGACACCGATGATCAATGCGAGCATG GTGTTGTGTGACAGGCATTTTGGTGGAATCAATTACCCTGTTGGCGGTGTAGGCGGCATTGCAAAATCCTTAGCCAAAGGCCTTCTTGATAAGGGAAGTAATATAATGTACAGGGCAAATGTTACCAGCATTATACTTGAGGGTAAAAAAGCT GTAGGAGTTAAACTTTCAGATGGAAGAGAGCTATTTGCAAAAACTATCATATCAAATGCAACTAGATGGGATACCTTTG GAAAGCTTTTGAAAGGAAATGAGCTTCCAAAGGAGGAGGAAGAATTCCAGAAAGTTTATGTCAAAGCACCGTCATTTCTTTCCATCCACATGGCGGTTAAAGCAGAAGTGTTGCCGTCAGACACAGATTGCCACCATTTCGTTCTTGAG GATGACTGGACCAGCTTAGAAAAGCCATATGGAAGCATTTTCTTGAGCATTCCAACTGTTCTTGATTCATCCTTGGCTCCAAAAGGACATCATATCCTTCACATATTCACAACATCTTGTATTGAGGACTGGAAG GGACTTCCCCAGAGAGACTATGATGCAAAGAAGGAAAGTGTGGCAGATGAAATCATCAGTAGATTGGAAAATAAACTTTTTCCAGGGCTTAAATCAGCCATTGTTTTCAAAGAG GTAGGGACACCCAAGACGCATAGGCGCTTCCTTGCTCGAGATGATGGTACATATGGACCAATGCCACGTAAAATTCCTAAAGGCTTATTGGGGATGCCATTCAATACGACT GCTATAGATGGGCTCTACTGTGTTGGGGATAGCTGCTTTCCAGGACAAGGTGTCATAGCTGTGGCCTTTTCAGGGATTATGTGTGCTCATCGAGTAGCTGCTGATATGG GGCTCGAGAAGAATTCCCCGATATTAGATGCCGCCTTACTTAAACTTCTTGGCTGGTTTAGGTCAATGGCATGA
- the LOC113322641 gene encoding prolycopene isomerase, chloroplastic isoform X1, translating into MAILSQSTPPMALIHSLHSVPHHKTLEFSSLTPNYSKSVSLTRFEGFELQRRKKLGKLKERQRRTGGGTTKSVLSVEKNVSSSDSGNEKRETYDAIVIGSGIGGLVAGTQLAVKGANVLVLEKYVIPGGSSGYYEKDGYTFDVGSSVMFGFSDKGNLNLITRALAAVGCEMEVIPDPTTVHFHLPNNLSVLVHREYNDFITELTNKFPHEKEGINKFYGVCWKIFNALNSLELKSLEEPLYLFGQFFQKPLECLTLAYYLPQNAGAIARKFIQDPQLLSFIDAECFIVSTVNALQTPMINASMVLCDRHFGGINYPVGGVGGIAKSLAKGLLDKGSNIMYRANVTSIILEGKKAVGVKLSDGRELFAKTIISNATRWDTFGKLLKGNELPKEEEEFQKVYVKAPSFLSIHMAVKAEVLPSDTDCHHFVLEDDWTSLEKPYGSIFLSIPTVLDSSLAPKGHHILHIFTTSCIEDWKGLPQRDYDAKKESVADEIISRLENKLFPGLKSAIVFKEVGTPKTHRRFLARDDGTYGPMPRKIPKGLLGMPFNTTAIDGLYCVGDSCFPGQGVIAVAFSGIMCAHRVAADMGLEKNSPILDAALLKLLGWFRSMA; encoded by the exons ATGGCGATTCTATCACAATCAACACCACCAATGGCTCTGATTCACAGTCTCCACTCCGTTCCTCATCACAAAACCCTAGAATTCAGTAGTCTCACACCAAATTATTCTAAATCAGTTTCTTTAACACGGTTTGAGGGTTTTGAGTTGCAAAGGAGAAAGAAATTAGGTAAACTGAAAGAGAGGCAAAGGAGAACTGGAGGAGGGACGACGAAATCAGTGTTGAGTGTGGAGAAAAATGTAAGTAGTAGTGATAGTGGAAATGAAAAGAGAGAGACTTATGATGCTATTGTTATTGGTTCTGGAATTGGTGGATTAGTTGCTGGTACACAATTAGCTGTAAAAGGAGCTAATGTTTTAGTGTTGGAAAAGTATGTAATTCCCGGTGGAAGTTCTGGTTATTATGAGAAAGATGGATACACTTTTGATGTTGGATCATCTGTCATGTTTGGTTTCAGCGATAAG GGTAATTTGAATTTGATAACTCGGGCATTGGCAGCAGTAGGGTGTGAGATGGAAGTGATACCAGACCCGACGACTGTTCATTTTCATCTACCTAATAATCTGTCTGTTCTAGTACACAGAGAATACAATGACTTTATCACGGAACTTACTAATAAATTTCCTCATGAAAAGGAGGGGATAAATAAATTTTATGGTGTATGCTGGAAG ATATTTAATGCCTTGAACTCATTGGAATTGAAGTCCCTCGAGGAGccactttatctttttggacaattCTTCCAGAAGCCTCTCGAGTGCTTGACTCTTG CTTATTATCTGCCTCAAAATGCTGGAGCCATTGCACGAAAGTTCATACAAGATCCCCAGTTGTTATCTTTCATAGATGCCGAG TGTTTTATTGTGAGCACAGTTAATGCTTTGCAGACACCGATGATCAATGCGAGCATG GTGTTGTGTGACAGGCATTTTGGTGGAATCAATTACCCTGTTGGCGGTGTAGGCGGCATTGCAAAATCCTTAGCCAAAGGCCTTCTTGATAAGGGAAGTAATATAATGTACAGGGCAAATGTTACCAGCATTATACTTGAGGGTAAAAAAGCT GTAGGAGTTAAACTTTCAGATGGAAGAGAGCTATTTGCAAAAACTATCATATCAAATGCAACTAGATGGGATACCTTTG GAAAGCTTTTGAAAGGAAATGAGCTTCCAAAGGAGGAGGAAGAATTCCAGAAAGTTTATGTCAAAGCACCGTCATTTCTTTCCATCCACATGGCGGTTAAAGCAGAAGTGTTGCCGTCAGACACAGATTGCCACCATTTCGTTCTTGAG GATGACTGGACCAGCTTAGAAAAGCCATATGGAAGCATTTTCTTGAGCATTCCAACTGTTCTTGATTCATCCTTGGCTCCAAAAGGACATCATATCCTTCACATATTCACAACATCTTGTATTGAGGACTGGAAG GGACTTCCCCAGAGAGACTATGATGCAAAGAAGGAAAGTGTGGCAGATGAAATCATCAGTAGATTGGAAAATAAACTTTTTCCAGGGCTTAAATCAGCCATTGTTTTCAAAGAG GTAGGGACACCCAAGACGCATAGGCGCTTCCTTGCTCGAGATGATGGTACATATGGACCAATGCCACGTAAAATTCCTAAAGGCTTATTGGGGATGCCATTCAATACGACT GCTATAGATGGGCTCTACTGTGTTGGGGATAGCTGCTTTCCAGGACAAGGTGTCATAGCTGTGGCCTTTTCAGGGATTATGTGTGCTCATCGAGTAGCTGCTGATATGG GGCTCGAGAAGAATTCCCCGATATTAGATGCCGCCTTACTTAAACTTCTTGGCTGGTTTAGGTCAATGGCATGA